The Babylonia areolata isolate BAREFJ2019XMU chromosome 2, ASM4173473v1, whole genome shotgun sequence genome segment TCCTGTTATAGACATGGTCAGTTTCTGCAGTCTTTTCCTGTTGCAGACATTGTAGTTTCTGCTGCTCTTTCCCGTTACTGACAAGGTCagtttctgttgtctgttcctATTACATAGTCAGTTTCTTAAGTTATTTCCTATTATTGACGTTGTTAGTTTCTGCTGTCCTTTCCTGTTACTGACATGGTCAGTTTCTGTTGTCTTTATATGTTGTGACAGAcgtgtttcatgttttttttctctttcagtttgtaGTGACGTACCGTGTCGTTGCATCCCAGTTATGACAGTGACTTAATCAGTTCGTGCTGTTCCTTGCCTGTTTATGACacgttctgtttgtcttttttctttcttttctttctttctttctttctttgttttcaaagCTCTGTTGCTTCCTCCCTCGTTCCCTGTTCATGACATGTTTTAGTGTGGTGTCATTGATCTGTTCGATTTCTAGTGTTGCTATTTTCTGACTGTGGTGACCTATTGggattctgctgctgttttacgGTTTGGGGCTGGGTTTGTGTTGCCTGTTTCTGTCCCGGCCACAGATATATGTTCCTGTGTTCTTTCCAGATTCCTGACCTCACATTGTCTGGGTGCCACGTGGATATTTTCTGCAActatgtgttctgtgttctgtcacgtgttctgtgtcagtttgtctgttattttgtctgtctgtctgtatgcatgtttggatggatggatggatggatgtgtgtgttgatagatggatagatagatatagatgtgtgtgcgtgttcgttctttgctctgtgtgtgtttgtgtgtgtgtgtgagggaggggggtgcttgAAGTTTGTCGGAAAGAAAGCGAGTGAGAAAGGGTAAAGAGAGTAAAGGGAATGGagaaaaagaatcacacacacacacacacacacacacacacacacacagagagagagagagagaggtagtgaggcttgcatggtttttcttcttcaaaaaatGCTTTATTATCCAAGCACGCTCAAGTACATACAAGTAAACACTCTTGTTTCTCACACAAGTtctcgtttctctctcacacacacacacacacacacacacacacacacacacacacacacatcagtaattAAATATGACATCATGGATatatagacaaaaaaacaaaacaaaaaaaacacagtgtTTCAAGTTCTCCAAGTCAAAGCAATCCAAGGAACAAATCAATAAAACAACGCTCACCGCTATGACAGCAATAGTCAGACTCCCATGTCAGGAAGAAGTATAAATAAGCTGAACACAAAGGTAGGCAATATCTTTGACGCTGACGGATGAAGAATACAAACGAATACTTTACAACGGTCAAGGATGGAGAGACAGGTGTGTTTTCCCAGGTACTGATGGCGCGTCAGGTGTGTCAAGAGCCATTCACAGACACAGGTGTGGGGGGGGCAAGGGCGTGAAGACTGGGGTCAGAAAAATCCAAGAAGCAAGAAATTTTGTTTATATAGTGTCCCTGTAACACATACCGGTGTTTGTTTGAAGACGTCTAGTTAGAGGTtggggttgtttggggttttttgtttgtttgttttgcttttgctttttttttattttcacgtTAAATTTTGAATGCTATCATTTAAAAACCGATAACTGTGTTCTAGCTTCTTTTTAATTCCAAAACTCGGTATGTTctgactgggggggaggggggcgtgggggatggggggtgttgttattgctgttgtttcacAATTTTAAATCGTGATCGTCAGAACCTTGTCCCTCAAGCTGTGAAACACGTTCATTCGTGGCAAGGTTTTAATGGCGATGAATAaccccgggggaaaaaaaaaaaaaaaaaaaaaaaaaaaaacagcaggggGTAATTTGAGGCTTTTACACCGGCAATAAACGCATGAGATTCTTCCCCTTAGTGTGAACACTGATCACGAGCTATGAACTGAGAACAAACGTCAGACCAAAGACGCTGTCAACAAGGCAAGGTGATGTAGGCTTTCAGTGGTTCGACGACAAAAGtgaaacaaagcacaacacaagacTAATCTCACGAACTTCACATGTTTCATGTTTTCAATAAATTAGGTTTCAAACACGAATCGTTCCGGTAAACATTAGACATAAACCAGAGAGTAATCAACATGATCATCACAACGAGAACAGAGGGCAACCACATCGGGCTGCAGAACTCAGGGAACCACATTGTAAACACAGCAACGTGGCTCTCTATGCTAACTCTGATGAACACATTGATTAAATTGCAATTAACCCTCTTCAacactgctctcccccccccccccccaccttccccctccccggccccccaccctctGAAAACCGGCAGTCTGACACTTAATGACCACTATCTGTGAGAGAACCAGGAGAACTGTGTGTACTTGACGTGAAGGAGAACTGACAGATGGCCACATAGCATGACCACTATCTGTGAGAGAACCAGGAGAACTGTGTGTACTTGACGTGAAGGAGAACTGACAGATGGCCACATAGAATGACCACCATCTGTGAGAGAACCAGGAGAACTGTGTGTACTTGACGTGGAGGAGAACTGACAGATGGCCACATAGCATGACCACCATCTGTGAGAGAGCCAGGAGAACTGTGTGTACTTGACGTGAAGGAGAACTGACAGATGGCTACATAGAATGACCACCATCTGTGAGAGAGCCAGGAGAACTGTGTGTACTTGACGTGAAGGAGAACTGACAGATGGCTACATAGCATGACCACCATCTGTGAGAGAACCAGGAGAACTGTGTGTACTTGACGTGAAGGAGAACTGACAGATGGCTACATAGCATGACCACCATCTGTGAGAGAACCAGGAGAACTGTGTGTACTTGACGTGAAGGAGAACTGACAGATGGCCACATAGCATGACCACCATCTGTGAGAGAACCAGGAGAACTGTGTGTACTTGACGTGAAGGAGAACTGACAGATGGCTACATAGCATGACCACCATCTGTGAGAGAACCAGGAGAAGTGTGTACTTGACGTGGAGGAGAACTGACAGATGGCCACATAGCATGACCACTATCTGTGAGAGAACCAGGAGAAGTGTGTACTTGACGTGGAGGAGAACTGACAGATGTCTACATAGCATGACCACTATCTGTGAGAGAACCAGGAGAAGTGTGTACTTGACGTGAAGGAGAACTGACAGATGGCCACATAGCATGACCACTATCTGTGAGAGAACCAGGAGAAGTGTGTACTTGACGTGGAGGAGAACTGACAGATGGCTACATAGCATGACCACTATCTGTGAGAGAACCAGGAGAAGTGTGTACTTGACGTGGAGGAGAACTGACAGATGGCTACATAGCATGACCACTATCTGTGAGAGAACCAGGAGAAGTGTGTACTTGACGTGGAGGAGAACTGACAGATGGCTACATAGCATGACCACTATCTGTGAGAGAACCAGGAGAAGTGTGTACTTGACGTGGAGGAGAACTGACAGATGGCTACATAGCATGACCACTATCATATGTGAGAGAGCCAGGAGACTGTGTGTACTTGACGTGAAGGAGAACTGACAGATGGCTACATAGAATGACCACCATCTGTGAGAGAGCCAGGAGAACTGTGTGTACTTGACGTGAAGGAGAACTGACGGTGGCCAGACAGCATGGGGAAACGGAAGGAAGGGCGGTGGAAACTAGAGACAGACCTCTGGAAAGCTGAGTAAAGACTTGACAGAACAGATGGAGGTGGGACACAGACGAGGAAAGGAAAAAGCAAAGAGGTCAGCAATGGCTAGTAGTCATCTCCCCGAAGACTTAATTCGGAAtttaaccacccccccccaccccccccccgcccctctgcaccccccctcagccccccacccatccacatctCCCTCCTCCCGTTACAGCGTCTGCAAATGACAGCACTGGAGCGAGAGGAAATAAAACAGATGCGGTGTCAGAGATCTGTACCAAAGACTGCTGTTTTGTCAAACATCGTCACCGAGAACAGAAATGAACGTCCACTGTTTCCAAACAGCCTGCAAAGTTCTGCGAAGCTCCACACTTCTCTGAACCAAACACAGGGGGAGTGGCGAGACAGTGAGTGactaaggggagggggaggagggggtgagggaggtggggtgggggggacaaagcACAACTCAGTACACCTGACGCACGTCGTCACAGCCACAGCATCAACATTTGGCGTCACGCTTCTTCACTTGATACGTAAGGAGTTTAGACCAGAGTGAGTGATTGTCTATGCCAGCCTTTATCTTTGGTTCAACGACCTCTCAACAGTCATAATCATTAACATAATCAACCCTAAAACCAAAATCCTGtttacacacaaactcactctgtcctcctctctctctctctctctctctcctgaacatAGAAAACAACTCAGACGTACCTGCACCACATCAAACAgcaacatcacacccacacacacacctcaccacccgtTCACTTTTCTTCATCGTGTGTCAGCTATAAGCATAGGTCTCCTGTGCTGCTCACCAACGTCTGCATCATCTGGCATGAGGACGAAGAGAGGGTGGTCgaagggcagggagagggagagggtggcctGGATCACATATACATCATTATATCTACACCCAGTCCAGGCAAAAACCAACTCCAGTCACTGATCAGACCAGGACCTCTCTAAAAGCCcaagttcaacaacaacaacaacaaaatgataataacatcAACACAGTCCAGGGTCAGCACTGCACGATCAAACacaaggtatgtgtgtgggggggggtggggggtggggggggtgggggtgggcggaggggagaCAATGAGACAAAgtatggagggaagggggagacaatGAGACAAGGTGTCAGGGATCCCCAGGAGCTGGGCAGGTCCCGTTCTCTTTATGGCGGCAGTCCCTGGGGGGGGGcagaacaggagggggaggggggccttgGCAAGGTGgtgccacaccacaacactgtctcCACTGGCTGCACCACGTGCACCACGTGCAGGGCACCAACACTGACGCTTTCTTTGCACCGTTCCGTGTCCACAACAAGAAAGGGGCGGCAGGCGAGGGGGGGGCCTTCCTTGCCGTGACCCGACCCTTACACCGGCAAGTTGTTGGCGTCCTCAAGTGTGGTCTGCAACAGCACCACAGCAACATCAtgcaacagcaacacagcaacatcgtgcaacagcaacacagcaacatcaTGCAACAGCAACATAGCAACATCATGCATCAGATGTCAGGGCATTGATTTCAATGAACCCTGTGGGGGCTGGGAGTAGGGGAACACGAAAAATGTTGTAAATTTCAAGTAACTAATACAGATTATGAAACGCATTTGGCATCGTGCTCCCAATCAGTTACAATGGCCATAGTAACTGGTTTGTGCAGGGATATGCTGGATACATTTGGAGGTAACGAACACTATGCATCCGTTAAGCAATGTGTTAAAGTTTTAATTATATTTACTGTACGAATGctgcaagtatatatatatatatatatatatgtgtgtgtgtgtgtgtgtgtgtgtgtgtgtatgtgtgtgtgtgtgtgtgtgtatacatatatatatacatatatatatatacagagagagagagagagagagagagagaggggaccttCATCTCTGTGTCCAGGATTTCGCAGAATATTACACAATTGATCATGGTCATTGGATCTGATCCTAAACCATAACTCTGTATTGTCTTTgggaaaaaacacacccaaagaaCTGAACACGATGTTCTAAATATCACTTCtttttaaatgtattcgttaTCACACCATTGTTACTGTAGCAGTCACTGTTGATAACAGGAAAATCCGCAAGATGGGATTTTTTAACACTGTTTTAAATTCATGTttgtggggtttggggttttttgttggttttgttttttgttttttttgttttttttttttgttttttttgtttttttttaagtattgtgtCAGTGTCAACCGCGTAGTTATGCACTATGATAATATTCAtttaattatcatcatttatgaagaaggagaggaacaatatccacatttcttcccatgcACTCTTTCCATCCAGTTTCGATTCTAAGACGAAAGAAGTTGTAAACTGATTGAATGTCGAAAAGGAGGCCAATGAAAGAGTGGTGAGGAGGAAACGCAGAGTACAAACTACATAGTTACAACTTTTTCCTGTCTTTCAAAGGAAACGGTACAGGGGAACAAATGTGGGTATTGGCGAATAGGAAGACAAAGCAGAATCCCCAAAACACTCACGGGATACAAGAAGCTGTCGACACTGTGAGAACCGAAAGCGTTTTCTGCCTGACACCTGTAACCTCCCATGTTCTCAGACCAGGAGATGTCCCGGATGATCAGATCACCGTTTGCCGCAATCTGCAGGAAAGTTCATGATTTTCGTCAGTTTACCACAACGTACACATGAAACAATTATtatatcccatctctctctctctctctctctctctctctctctgtgtgtgtgtgtgtgtgtgtgtgtgtgtgtgtgtgtgtgtgtgtgtgtgtgtttcttttgtctgcaatgtatgtctctgtctgtctgtctgtctctctctttcttgatctGGATAACGaacaagacactgacacacatacacagagacacatacaaacatgtaatatctctctctctctctctctctctctctctctctctctctctttctttctttgggttcCAGATTCGTGCtttgctttctctctcgttctcaaaATAATGgtttactagtgtgtgtgtgtgtgtgtgtgtgtgtgtgtgtgtgtgtgtgtgtgtgtgtgtgtgtgttgagagagagagagagaaggaacgactTATTATGCACTGAAGGCTTATTTATATCCTGCGCTCACCAAAAacaagggagggggtgagggagggaggggagtgcgtgagggagagtggggggggggcgggataatTGGGTGGGACGGTGGTGTCGTACTGACCGAAAACTGATCCGAGGAGTCGGGCagggtgttgttgtcgtcgtcataccAGGTGATGGTGGGCTCCGGGAAGCCGGAGGCCCTGCAGAAGAACTGCACGGTGACTGCCTCCAGCTCCAGGCGGAAGACGGTCCACATGTAGATCCGGGCCGGCTCCCCGCGGCGAGCCGTCTTCGTCAGGCAGTCCTCGTCAGGGGAGTAGCCACGCCTCTCTGCACACACAgtggggtgcgtggggggtggcGTCTTGTTACAATGGACACGTGTTTTgactgggggtgtgtgggagggggggggagtggactgTGTTcgtgtatgactctctctctctgtctctgtttctctctgtctgtctctgtctgtctgtctgtctctgtctctctccctgagtctcgctgtctctatatgtctgtctgtctgtctgcctgtctctttttctgcatacatctctctgtctctttgtctctctctccctcaaacacacacacacacacacacacacacacacacacagaaactcaggccccaccccccaccacccgcaccctAACCCACCACATTCACCgcagcccctccctccctccctcctcctctccacacaaCCTTTcaacccctcgccctccccccccccgcccccccgcccccaacccatcccccttaccctccttccaacccccatcatccccttgtcaaaaaaaagagaaaatgatcaagataaaataaaaagaaataacacacaacaacaacaacaacgacgacaacgacggcgacgacaacgacaacaacctcAACTCACCGACTTTGAGGATGGTGGACTGAGTCCTTCGGGTGTAAGGGGTCTCGGCCACGCACGTGTACTCTCCCTCGTGGCGGCGGGTGGGGCAGTCTAGGTAGAgtctggaggtggtggaggacagACGCAGCTCGGTCTGACTGGGGTCATTGGCCAGGTCCTCGTACACGGCGCTGTCGTCCTCGTGACTCTCGAAGGTGCCCTGCATCATCACACGGCACAGGTATAGGGTAAGGTGCCCTGCATCATCACACGGCACAGGTATAGGGTAAGGTGCCCTGCATCATCACACGGCACAGGTATAGGGTAAGGTGCCCTGCATCATCACACGGCACAGGTATAGGGTAAGGTGCCCTGCATCATCACACGGCACAGGTATAGGGTAAGGTGCCCTGCATCATCACACGGCACAGGTATAGGGTAAGGTGCCCTGCATCATCACACGGCACAGGTATAGGGTAAGGTGCCCTGCATCATCACACGGCACAGGTATAGGGTAAGGTACCCTGTCAGCACACGGCACAGGTAATGGGTAAGGTGCCCTGTCACCACACGGCACAGGtatagggtaggacagggtggggtggggaacgaTATAATACAATCACCCGCAACGTGACCAGTTGCCAtagacacaatataatacaacgcaatacagtacagtgcagtgcgcCTGAACTGTGTAcggtacggtacagtacaatacaatacaatacaatacaatacaatacaatacacccttTGGGAAGACACATCTGGGAGTACAATACAATCAATGCAGTATTGGGAAGCGTCACATGGGAGTacaccacaacgtaacacaacacaatacaacacaacacaactgaacacaacgcaacgcaccacaccacaacacaacgcaacaacacaacgcaacaacacaacaccacagctccatacactaaatcattcTGAGAGATGCAAATGGAAAAGAAAGTCTACAAAGCCTGTACGTTGAAAAACAAGACTCGTGTCTGAGGGGCAGTGGGTAGTCAGTTTTCTTTTGCAATACAAACGGTTCCATTGACAGTCTTTCTCCGTTAGATCTTGCTATGGATATGCTCAGCAGCATTCCTGTATTCCATCAGTATTATGGAGCctgggcccaacactcggcttatatcacagattgacataagtttacatgtgggccaacagcgaagtgagggctgtatgatcaatgggttttctactgcaatgggaagtcatttacagctaagccttttgtgaaggaccatgactctgaacttaggagacaagattgcacgggcccttagtgctgcagccttggaggaccagttggcctttgggaaccatcccgacgccgactgtcctaaaaccctcctgccCGAGAGAGTGGTGgcgtgtaacttgggcaagacactctccactataatcaaattctagtccagatagtcggggcagcagttgcctcgaTTCTCTGGCGGTTCTGATGGCCATAGCGGGACACGACTGATATGTGTCATACATCGTGGAGTCTCCTCTCACCTGCGAGATCCGCACTCCGTCCTTCAGCCAGTGGATGGTGGGCACGGGACGGCCGCCCACCTCGCACTCCAAGTAGGTGCTCTGGTGCTTGTGGGCCACGGTGACGGTGTGGAAGTGGTTCTTGAAAATCAGGCGGTGCGAGAAGCGGGCCAGAGGGTTGTGCCCCGAGCCCCCGCCTCCCTCCTGCCGGCGACTGATGCGTTTGCTGATCCGTGACCTCCCCGACTGCTGCACACAGGGGACTGTGTTAGGGACGGGGGTGGTACTGCACGTGGGGGATCTctggcatcagtgtgtgtgtgtgtgtgtgtgtgtgcgtgttgtgtgtgtgtgtgtgtgtgtgtgtgtgtgtgcgtgttgtgtgtgtgtgtgtgtgtgtgtgtgtggacgaggaAGCCGGGGAGACaggtggggcaggggagagggaggatacTGCACGTGAGGACACAACTGTCAGCGAATGTGTCTGTGGGAAGCTGCCACGTGGAGGGACAGGTGTCAGTGTGATGTACTGCCACGTCGTGGGACAGGTGTCAGTGTGATGTACTGCCACGTGGAGGGACAGGTGTCAGTGTGATGTACTGCCACGTGAAGGGACAGTTGTCAGTGTGATGTACTGCCACGTCGAGGGACAGGTGTCAGTGTGATGTACTGCAGGAGGGAAACAGCGCCGTCCCCCTCTGATCACAACAGCGCATTCACTTTCCTGCTGCACACAACACTGCCTGCCAAACAACTAGTGGCTGTAAGATTATCAGACAGACAATGatatacataacacacatgaTTGTATTGTCTTCAAGTCAAACATGATGGTGTattctgcaaggtgtgtgtgtggggggggggggggcatagagaaagagagtcaggcacagacagacacacagacagaattttTAAGGCCCTGATCAGTGCACTGGTTTAATGCttaggtcaggcgtctgcttttttgttgttgttgttgttgttgttttaataatcTTTTTAATTCAAATTAATGTTTTTAACGCAGATGTGATCCGCACGCTTTAACACCCTCCATAAAACTGAAACCAGGACTTCAGTCCTGAGGAATGACAACACAATGGTCTGTGTAACGAGACATTGCAAAGCCCCCTCCCTCGAGGCGGAAgcacgcaattttttttttttttcaagttaaaaaaaagacaacaacaaaaaaaaaacaaaaaaaaacacggtccAGACTCGGCTGCCGCCACAACATGTCACTACCTGCAAACCTACTGACCCactgacatcccccccccccccccccttccccttccccctccccattcaccTCCCAGTCACATGGCTTCACGCCTGCTTTATCAACCCCACCGACCGTCGGAATCCCGgacgtgtctgcgcgcgcgcggttGGGGGAAAGCCCGCTGTTGCTATTTTGGGAATAATAATGGTTTGCAGTGTGGGAGGCGGCCACAGGAATCTTACGGCTCTCTAAATAAAGTGGCCTCCGTCGACGTAAAGGAATGGAATTTCCCCGGAAATTACTTCTATTGCTTTGCACGAACTGAAAATGGGAACTTATGGGTCgggtcggggaggggaggggaggggagggggggagggcgacggcgggggcggggggggggggggggggggggcttatgtGCTTGCCCATGACGGCGAAGTGTGAGTGAGGAATGTCAAGCTTCCAGCGAAGAAAAGGGGGCCGCGCGTGTATTTTACTGAGTGCCATGATTGCGCTGGAAGCCTGACATGAACAGAAACCTTATCTGAAGTAGCGTTTCACTTTCTGGTGCGTATGTTCTGAATTATTATGACACaaccacatgcccccccccccccctccccccccccccccccccccccccccctctacacccgTAGCAGTAATGCCGGTTtgaatggtaacaacaacaaacaaaaaacaatagcaaaacaataaaaaaaattaatatttttttttaaaccaacaacgAATCATTAACAAATAGTGTggtatttgttaatcatttatctCCTGGCTTCCTCATTCTTTATTCAAATCTATAAACGAATCCCTTGTATTTGCACTGTGACGatttcaaataaataaaatactgttGAAACCCGGATATGTCTTGGGTCGCGCTGTGTGATGTGGGAGTCACAGATATTGCCCCAGCTGAAATAAATCAATGCCTCTCGACCAAGATTAGTGACGAGAATCTGTACTGCCCACGGAACAGCGAGACCATGGTGGCCACGCCGGCATCTGTCATCAGTCTGTCTGCTGGTGTAAATCAGCCAGAGTCAAGAGGGAACACGAGTGCTGATCTCATCCCCTGTGAGAAGTGAAGGGGTCAGGAAACGTGTCCTCTGCAACGTGCCAATGAACCAACCAAatcccacaccactcaccacctgCCCTTCACGTTAGTGGTGCGTGCCCAGCGGCACGGAGATTGCATCAGCCTTCCtgtccaccaccctccacctcctcagctccaccccctcccccccctccagcacccccccccccccccgacccccacaaccCACGCCATTGGCTAATAAGGCCCGCAGCGATAGTCATCATGGCATGTCGACATTTCACCCATTGGACAGTGATGAACAGCAGTTGACCAATGACAGTCATTCATCAACCCCCCCTCTCCTGGACTGGTTCAGTGATTGCATCAGTTCTCAGCCCAAGGTGACATGTAAGACCACTGTGACCGCCACCACAGTGAGCGCATGGTgaagtactgagagagagagagagagagcgagagcgtcaCTGCCACTCCTGAAGGGAGGATTGAGGTCAGTCTCGCCTGAATTGCGACCATGAGCGTCTGTATTGCGTCAGCAGAAGCGGAAATGACGACAGACACGGAAGAACGGTGGAGTGTGAGCGGTGCCGTGTTTCTGCAGAATTTCATCAGCACCAGACAAGTTTGACATGATTTGGCCTCACAGCCagtgcacacactcactccatcactctGAGGTGGGGGTCCCTCTCACAATGGAGTTGAATTAAATCACAGCTGTCACTGGGTCTCCTCAGTTCACAGTACAGGGATTTCACTTGGGTGCTTTGTAGTCATGTACATACAAGGGGCAAGCAGGGTCGCTTATCAAGTGATGTTAGTTGTTTATCCTATGTAGATCTATGTCAGTGGGGCATACGAGTAAGCCAGATATAGATgataagaagaaaggaaaaggtgaA includes the following:
- the LOC143300027 gene encoding zwei Ig domain protein zig-2-like isoform X1 produces the protein MMVQLSPCVLLFLLFSLPLLASAFLMQSGRSRISKRISRRQEGGGGSGHNPLARFSHRLIFKNHFHTVTVAHKHQSTYLECEVGGRPVPTIHWLKDGVRISQGTFESHEDDSAVYEDLANDPSQTELRLSSTTSRLYLDCPTRRHEGEYTCVAETPYTRRTQSTILKVERRGYSPDEDCLTKTARRGEPARIYMWTVFRLELEAVTVQFFCRASGFPEPTITWYDDDNNTLPDSSDQFSIAANGDLIIRDISWSENMGGYRCQAENAFGSHSVDSFLYPTTLEDANNLPV
- the LOC143300027 gene encoding zwei Ig domain protein zig-2-like isoform X2, coding for MMVQLSPCVLLFLLFSLPLLASAFLMSGRSRISKRISRRQEGGGGSGHNPLARFSHRLIFKNHFHTVTVAHKHQSTYLECEVGGRPVPTIHWLKDGVRISQGTFESHEDDSAVYEDLANDPSQTELRLSSTTSRLYLDCPTRRHEGEYTCVAETPYTRRTQSTILKVERRGYSPDEDCLTKTARRGEPARIYMWTVFRLELEAVTVQFFCRASGFPEPTITWYDDDNNTLPDSSDQFSIAANGDLIIRDISWSENMGGYRCQAENAFGSHSVDSFLYPTTLEDANNLPV